A single Anopheles funestus chromosome 2RL, idAnoFuneDA-416_04, whole genome shotgun sequence DNA region contains:
- the LOC125763398 gene encoding ets DNA-binding protein pokkuri isoform X1: MKLLPIPLSPLNAPPPLGLWNSELLWRYPPAPPSPLADLKTQLPSQLNTDPRIWGRDEVVIFLRFCEREFDLPKFDLDLFQMNGKALCVLTKNDLAERSPGAGDVLHNVLQMLIRDAQTLHRHLPSSPVTPTGRYPLSPHSHPPTPNWSALAPPDSPFFHSSHLQQFMAASNSVTLSPAPSIDSQAGSPPSQSHAEQNVFQQQQQQQQQSKSSGAGSSSSSSSSSTNGSAGSGGSTNGNGTGPNTNGASAANGSNSLISSSSSSSAASSTSSSVSNQSDSDEDNTTVGNGSGATSTTGGSTGNGFHPLPLSHPDSKLPLIATHPPQQSPPLTPISKETQHLGQLQLLDTKTLQYPVSSLLNGSSTNGGSSARDRDSSSSVGASSTSASSNAAAAAAAMAAAVLGLKGAASNGTGSSGSSGSNSAPSTPGAFLPVKREFFPDSPEPNTISSGSLSDGRLLWDFLQQLLNDPSQRYSSYIAWKCRDTGVFKIVDPAGLAKLWGKQKNHLSMNYDKMSRALRYYYRVNILRKVQGERHCYQFLRNPTELKSIKNISLLRQTMAASQAAAAAAAAQSGNGSERNGDRVSASNGSSGANSLMSLLPNGANIHHLAAAAAAAAASQNGPLSPSSSSSSSSPSSLHHHHHLQQQQQQQQALHSHHLAVQNGSGPHHRNIKMETDLDDLKPTDLSTNDRKFSYGSPVNGTDCYPLIRNANGLTTIQLLRQQQQQQQQQQSEAGSPPSSPTPLSINSQSLHTISSNLHHLHQQQLQAQAAAAAAIAAAAEARHQQDDQPDHPTHHHLQLPHAHHQPQHHHSARNGSRSSSTSGTSEHDHREPHDRERDTPSPTNSESSSHPAAAASQQHHHMHVKSDDDSMMPTDLSKSEPMYYK; this comes from the exons ATGAAGCTACTACCGATCCCGCTATCGCCGCTGAATGCACCACCACCGCTAGGGTTGTGGAATTCAGAGCTGCTATGGCGTTACCCGCCAGCTCCACCAAGCCCGCTTGCCGATCTAAAGACACAACTTCCGTCACAGCTTAACACGGACCCACGCATCTGGGGCCGCGATGAGGTGGTCATATTTCTGCGCTTCTGCGAACGGGAGTTCGATCTGCCCAAGTTCGATCTTGATCTCTTCCAAATGAACGGTAAAGCGTTGTGTGTCCTGACAAAGAATGATCTGGCAGAGCGTAGTCCCGGCGCCGGCGATGTGCTACACAACGTGCTACAGATGTTGATCCGGGACGCACAGACGCTGCACCGACATCTGCCGAGCAGTCCGGTTACACCGACCGGTCGCTACCCGCTCTCGCCGCACAGCCATCCGCCGACTCCGAACTGGAGTGCACTTGCACCACCCGACAGTCCGTTCTTCCACAGTTCGCACCTGCAGCAGTTTATGGCCGCGTCCAACTCGGTCACACTCAGCCCGGCACCGTCGATTGATTCGCAAGCCGGTAGTCCGCCCTCACAAAGCCACGCCGAGCAGAATGtgtttcagcagcagcaacagcaacaacaacaatccaaGTCCTCCGGTGCTGGATCATCCTCATCGTCCTCGTCATCTTCTACGAACGGAAGTGCCGGGAGTGGTGGCAGCACCAACGGAAACGGTACCGGTCCCAACACGAACGGAGCATCGGCCGCGAATGGTAGCAACAGTCTGatcagcagtagtagcagcagtagcgcAGCAAGTAGTACCAGCAGCAGCGTCAGCAATCAATCCGATTCGGACGAAGATAACACAACCGTGGGCAATGGTTCTGGTGCAACCTCGACAACGGGTGGTTCTACCGGGAATGGATTCCATCCACTGCCACTATCACACCCGGACAGCAAATTACCCCTGATCGCAACGCATCCACCACAGCAGAGCCCGCCCCTGACACCGATCTCGAAGGAAACGCAACACCTTGGTCAGCTGCAGTTACTCGACACGAAAACTCTTCAATATCCGGTGTCTTCATTGCTAAACGGTTCCAGCACCAATGGTGGATCATCAGCACGCGACCGTGACTCATCCTCTTCCGTCGGTGCTTCTTCGACGAGTGCGTCTTCCAATGCAGCGGCTGCCGCAGCAGCTATGGCCGCGGCCGTACTCGGTCTGAAGGGTGCCGCATCCAATGGTACCGGTTCGTCGGGTTCATCTGGATCCAACTCTGCACCGAGCACGCCCGGCGCGTTTCTACCTGTCAAGCGCGAGTTCTTCCCTGACAGTCCGGAACCAAATACAA TTTCGTCCGGTTCGCTTTCAGACGGCCGCCTGCTGTGGGACTTCTTGCAGCAGCTGCTGAACGATCCGAGCCAGCGATACAGCAGCTACATCGCGTGGAAGTGCCGTGATACGGGCGTGTTTAAGATTGTCGATCCGGCCGGATTAGCGAAGCTGTGGGGCAAACAGAAGAACCATCTCTCGATGAACTACGATAAGATGTCGCGCGCGTTGCGCTACTACTACCGTGTCAACATACTCCGGAAGGTGCAGGGCGAACGACACTGCTACCA ATTCCTCCGCAATCCGACGGAGCTAAAGAGCATCAAAAACATCTCACTGTTGCGGCAAACGATGGCAGCTAGCCAGGCCGCAGCAGCCGCTGCTGCAGCACAGTCTGGAAACGGTAGCGAGCGTAACGGTGACCGAGTGTCTGCCAGCAATGGATCATCCGGTGCCAATTCGCTGATGTCGTTGCTCCCGAACGGGGCAAACATACATCATCTGGCTGCCGCGGCAGCTGCCGCTGCTGCATCTCAAAACGGACCGCTCTCGCCTTCGTCCtcctcgtcgtcgtcatcgccATCGTCCctgcaccatcaccatcacctgcagcagcagcagcaacagcagcaggcacTCCATTCGCATCATCTCGCAGTACAAAATGGTTCGGGCCCGCACCATCGTAACATTAAGATGGAAACCGACCTGGACGACCTGAAACCGACCGATCTCAGTACGAATGATCGCAAATTTAGCTACGGATCGCCGGTCAACGGTACCGATTGCTATCC ACTGATACGAAACGCTAACGGACTGACGACAATTCAGCTGCTccgacagcagcaacagcagcagcagcaacaacaatcggAAGCTGGGTCGCCTCCATCCTCACCAACGCCCCTGTCGATTAATTCGCAATCGCTGCACACGATCAGCAGTAATCTGCACCACCTGCATCAGCAGCAACTGCAGGCACAGGCAGCGGCGGCGGCTGCTATCGCGGCTGCAGCCGAAGCACGTCACCAACAGGACGATCAACCGGACCATCCCACCCACCACCATCTACAGCTTCCACATGCACACCATCAACCGCAGCACCACCATTCTGCGCGAAACGGTAGCCGAAGCAGCAGTACGAGCGGTACTAGCGAGCACGATCATCGGGAACCGCACGATCGGGAGCGGGATACACCATCACCCACTAACAGCGAATCATCCTCACATCCTGCTGCAGCAGCATcccagcagcatcatcacatGCACGTGAAAAGTGACGACGACAGCATGATGCCAACGGATCTAAGTAAATCCGAACCGATGTACTACAAGTGA
- the LOC125763398 gene encoding ets DNA-binding protein pokkuri isoform X2, which yields MKLLPIPLSPLNAPPPLGLWNSELLWRYPPAPPSPLADLKTQLPSQLNTDPRIWGRDEVVIFLRFCEREFDLPKFDLDLFQMNGKALCVLTKNDLAERSPGAGDVLHNVLQMLIRDAQTLHRHLPSSPVTPTGRYPLSPHSHPPTPNWSALAPPDSPFFHSSHLQQFMAASNSVTLSPAPSIDSQAGSPPSQSHAEQNVFQQQQQQQQQSKSSGAGSSSSSSSSSTNGSAGSGGSTNGNGTGPNTNGASAANGSNSLISSSSSSSAASSTSSSVSNQSDSDEDNTTVGNGSGATSTTGGSTGNGFHPLPLSHPDSKLPLIATHPPQQSPPLTPISKETQHLGQLQLLDTKTLQYPVSSLLNGSSTNGGSSARDRDSSSSVGASSTSASSNAAAAAAAMAAAVLGLKGAASNGTGSSGSSGSNSAPSTPGAFLPVKREFFPDSPEPNTNGRLLWDFLQQLLNDPSQRYSSYIAWKCRDTGVFKIVDPAGLAKLWGKQKNHLSMNYDKMSRALRYYYRVNILRKVQGERHCYQFLRNPTELKSIKNISLLRQTMAASQAAAAAAAAQSGNGSERNGDRVSASNGSSGANSLMSLLPNGANIHHLAAAAAAAAASQNGPLSPSSSSSSSSPSSLHHHHHLQQQQQQQQALHSHHLAVQNGSGPHHRNIKMETDLDDLKPTDLSTNDRKFSYGSPVNGTDCYPLIRNANGLTTIQLLRQQQQQQQQQQSEAGSPPSSPTPLSINSQSLHTISSNLHHLHQQQLQAQAAAAAAIAAAAEARHQQDDQPDHPTHHHLQLPHAHHQPQHHHSARNGSRSSSTSGTSEHDHREPHDRERDTPSPTNSESSSHPAAAASQQHHHMHVKSDDDSMMPTDLSKSEPMYYK from the exons ATGAAGCTACTACCGATCCCGCTATCGCCGCTGAATGCACCACCACCGCTAGGGTTGTGGAATTCAGAGCTGCTATGGCGTTACCCGCCAGCTCCACCAAGCCCGCTTGCCGATCTAAAGACACAACTTCCGTCACAGCTTAACACGGACCCACGCATCTGGGGCCGCGATGAGGTGGTCATATTTCTGCGCTTCTGCGAACGGGAGTTCGATCTGCCCAAGTTCGATCTTGATCTCTTCCAAATGAACGGTAAAGCGTTGTGTGTCCTGACAAAGAATGATCTGGCAGAGCGTAGTCCCGGCGCCGGCGATGTGCTACACAACGTGCTACAGATGTTGATCCGGGACGCACAGACGCTGCACCGACATCTGCCGAGCAGTCCGGTTACACCGACCGGTCGCTACCCGCTCTCGCCGCACAGCCATCCGCCGACTCCGAACTGGAGTGCACTTGCACCACCCGACAGTCCGTTCTTCCACAGTTCGCACCTGCAGCAGTTTATGGCCGCGTCCAACTCGGTCACACTCAGCCCGGCACCGTCGATTGATTCGCAAGCCGGTAGTCCGCCCTCACAAAGCCACGCCGAGCAGAATGtgtttcagcagcagcaacagcaacaacaacaatccaaGTCCTCCGGTGCTGGATCATCCTCATCGTCCTCGTCATCTTCTACGAACGGAAGTGCCGGGAGTGGTGGCAGCACCAACGGAAACGGTACCGGTCCCAACACGAACGGAGCATCGGCCGCGAATGGTAGCAACAGTCTGatcagcagtagtagcagcagtagcgcAGCAAGTAGTACCAGCAGCAGCGTCAGCAATCAATCCGATTCGGACGAAGATAACACAACCGTGGGCAATGGTTCTGGTGCAACCTCGACAACGGGTGGTTCTACCGGGAATGGATTCCATCCACTGCCACTATCACACCCGGACAGCAAATTACCCCTGATCGCAACGCATCCACCACAGCAGAGCCCGCCCCTGACACCGATCTCGAAGGAAACGCAACACCTTGGTCAGCTGCAGTTACTCGACACGAAAACTCTTCAATATCCGGTGTCTTCATTGCTAAACGGTTCCAGCACCAATGGTGGATCATCAGCACGCGACCGTGACTCATCCTCTTCCGTCGGTGCTTCTTCGACGAGTGCGTCTTCCAATGCAGCGGCTGCCGCAGCAGCTATGGCCGCGGCCGTACTCGGTCTGAAGGGTGCCGCATCCAATGGTACCGGTTCGTCGGGTTCATCTGGATCCAACTCTGCACCGAGCACGCCCGGCGCGTTTCTACCTGTCAAGCGCGAGTTCTTCCCTGACAGTCCGGAACCAAATACAA ACGGCCGCCTGCTGTGGGACTTCTTGCAGCAGCTGCTGAACGATCCGAGCCAGCGATACAGCAGCTACATCGCGTGGAAGTGCCGTGATACGGGCGTGTTTAAGATTGTCGATCCGGCCGGATTAGCGAAGCTGTGGGGCAAACAGAAGAACCATCTCTCGATGAACTACGATAAGATGTCGCGCGCGTTGCGCTACTACTACCGTGTCAACATACTCCGGAAGGTGCAGGGCGAACGACACTGCTACCA ATTCCTCCGCAATCCGACGGAGCTAAAGAGCATCAAAAACATCTCACTGTTGCGGCAAACGATGGCAGCTAGCCAGGCCGCAGCAGCCGCTGCTGCAGCACAGTCTGGAAACGGTAGCGAGCGTAACGGTGACCGAGTGTCTGCCAGCAATGGATCATCCGGTGCCAATTCGCTGATGTCGTTGCTCCCGAACGGGGCAAACATACATCATCTGGCTGCCGCGGCAGCTGCCGCTGCTGCATCTCAAAACGGACCGCTCTCGCCTTCGTCCtcctcgtcgtcgtcatcgccATCGTCCctgcaccatcaccatcacctgcagcagcagcagcaacagcagcaggcacTCCATTCGCATCATCTCGCAGTACAAAATGGTTCGGGCCCGCACCATCGTAACATTAAGATGGAAACCGACCTGGACGACCTGAAACCGACCGATCTCAGTACGAATGATCGCAAATTTAGCTACGGATCGCCGGTCAACGGTACCGATTGCTATCC ACTGATACGAAACGCTAACGGACTGACGACAATTCAGCTGCTccgacagcagcaacagcagcagcagcaacaacaatcggAAGCTGGGTCGCCTCCATCCTCACCAACGCCCCTGTCGATTAATTCGCAATCGCTGCACACGATCAGCAGTAATCTGCACCACCTGCATCAGCAGCAACTGCAGGCACAGGCAGCGGCGGCGGCTGCTATCGCGGCTGCAGCCGAAGCACGTCACCAACAGGACGATCAACCGGACCATCCCACCCACCACCATCTACAGCTTCCACATGCACACCATCAACCGCAGCACCACCATTCTGCGCGAAACGGTAGCCGAAGCAGCAGTACGAGCGGTACTAGCGAGCACGATCATCGGGAACCGCACGATCGGGAGCGGGATACACCATCACCCACTAACAGCGAATCATCCTCACATCCTGCTGCAGCAGCATcccagcagcatcatcacatGCACGTGAAAAGTGACGACGACAGCATGATGCCAACGGATCTAAGTAAATCCGAACCGATGTACTACAAGTGA